A window of Phragmites australis chromosome 2, lpPhrAust1.1, whole genome shotgun sequence genomic DNA:
ACATGAATCTTCATGCTGCAACATTGTCTCCCATTCCCAAGACATACCGCTCGGCACACACTGATTCAAATTGTTAGAGTGCCATGGAAGAGGAGTTCTCTGTCATGCATGCTAATCACATGTGGGATTTGGTTCCATGACCTTCCAATGCTAATATTATCGCCAACAAGTGGATCTTTCGACATAAACTCAACTCAAATGGCTCTCTCAACCGCTACAAGGCTCTCTGTTTTCTTTGGGGTTTTACACAACGTCTTGGTATTGACTTTGATGAAACTTTCAGTCCAGTTGTGAAGCCCGCCACAGTTCACATTGTTCTGTCTCTAGCTGTGTCTCGGTCTTGGCCCATCCATCATCTTGATATCAAGAATTCATTTCTCCATGGCACATTGACTTAGACAGTGTATTTCTCCCAACTGACTGGTTTTGTGGACTCCTCTTGCTTggattttgtccgccgcctgAACAAGTCACTTTATGGCCTGAAGCAAGCACCTTGTGCATGGTATAGGGGCTTTAGGGTTTGTGGAGGCCAAGTAGGACACCTCATTGTCCGTCTATCATTGTGGCACCAACATTATTTATCTATTGCTttatattgatgacatagtcCTCATAGCTTCTTCGGCTACCAATCTTAGCTGGACTATCTCTGCACTTCAGCAAGAATTTTCTATGAAGGGTCTTGGGTCACTTCATCACTTTTTGGGTATGTCTGTACAGCGTAGTGATGGCAGTATTTTTCTCTCATAGCAGCAATACATGTTGAACGTCCTGGAGCGCGTAGGCATGACAGATTGCAAACCGTGCAGCACTCCGGTTGATACTCACTCTAAGGTTTCAGCTTCTGTCGGTTCCCCAATGAGTGATCCCACCCACTACCGCAGCTTGTTGATACTCTACAGTACCTCACATTCACCAAGCCAGACATTGCATACACAGTTCAACAAGTCTGCCTTCAGATGCATTACCTTCGAGATCCTCATCTTTCTACTGTGAAGTGCATTCTCTGGTACCTACATGGCACTCTAGACCACCCTCACTTAGCGATTTACCTCGACGGGTCTCATTGCCTACTTCGATGCTGACTGGGTGGGTTGCCTAGACACATGCAAGTCCACATCGGGCTATGCTGTGTTCCTTGGTGACAATCTCGTCTCTGGGTCCTCCAAACAACAACACACGATCTCTCGTTCCAGTGCCGAAGCTGAGTACAGGGTTGTGGCCAATGCCATCGTTGAAGCTTGTTAGTTACGTCAGCTTCTCCATGAGCTCTACATCTCTCTCCATCGTGCAACACTCATCTATTGCGACAACATCAGTGTTGTCTACCTCTCAATGAATCCGATGCAACATCAGTGCACCAAGCACGTCGAGATCGATCTCCACTTCGTCCGGGAGAACGTCGCTTTGGGCGATGTACATGTTCTCCATGTCTCGACATTATCGCAGTATGCCGACATCTTCATCGAGGGGTTACCTATTTCTATCTTTATCGAGTTTAGGTTCGGTCTGAACGTTCGCACTACCGATGCTCTGATTGTAGGGGCGTGTTAGACAGGCATCCTGGCGCCATACGTGCTGGACTCCCTGTGCTCTACTTCTACAGGCCCATGCAATTGTATCGCTGAACGGATCGACATTAATATTTATACGGCAACAGCTCCAACAGTTATAATTAGTTTCCATCTTGTGTAAACCAAACATGGCATGTAATCCTTCTTTCTGTTTTTGCTGTTGCATCATGTATAACTCTATATATGCCGATCCGGCCATATCAATGAAGCATTGCGTATTTTGCCTTAGCTTGTACGCTTTCACATACGAGTAAATGATATGGTACAGGTCGCTTCAACAAAGAAGAAGGTTCCTTTCAGTGACAATGCATGACGATCCGATAAGCAGCTCAACAATGCAAAACGGTCAAATACTCGGACGATCGGGTGTGCATCAATGCATCTGTTGATTGAAGCTAGGCATGCAAGCGATAGTAATAGTGAAGCGTGCCTTTGGATCAAGTGTTTTTGAAAAGGCTGTAGTTCAAGGGTTCAGACAATTTTAGTGGTGAAGCTTCAAATTCGCCACGTCTACACTGTCAAATTCATGGATCTTTTAGTTTTTGCCCCTCTAAATTATAGCTCAAGCTCCGTCACTGGTTGTAGCATCACGTTTTACTCTGTTCATGCATTAAAGATACACATTTGTTGCAATGGTGTTTTAATTTGTTGTGGtaattgttttcttttgttgcaaGAGGTGTTTTATTTATTGCATTGTATTGATTGCACTAGAAGGTCTGCTTGTGTGCACCTCCTCTGTTTCTTGTTGCACTGGCATTAATGGGAAATTATTTTGCTATGCAGGTGGAGAAAGATTGGATGGGAAATTTTCATTTGTTGCAGCAGCCTTGTTCTCTATGTTGCACCAAAGTGTATTTTTGTTGCGTTGGGATTTTGTTCATGTAAAGAGAGGGAACAATCAGATGGATAGCATTTCACTATTTTATAAGATCCTATGGCCAAAGAGCTTCCTGCGGATCGTCCGGACGCTAGCACTATACATTTTTCATGCCTCTGAATCTCTGATAAATTTATCATGGTCCAAGCAGGCCAAGATGTTGGGAAAAGGCTGTGGAATTCTGCAAATAAAACTGTTGTGTCAGTACAGGTGCTAGAACGCATATTCAAACTTAATGTATTACTTCCAGCAAGAACTCTTTTTTGGATGAATGCCAGCAGTAGCTTAAGGGTTTCTGATGCGGTCATGCGGCGCACACCGCTTAGGACTTTCAACAACAATCCCCGCTTTATTATATTAAAGGTGTACAGTCATATTTACAGGATGCGAGTCCACTGTTGGCAGGCGAGAACCCAATTTGATCAATCATTTATATACATGGctccaaaaaaaatcatttgtataCATATACGTACGCGAGTGACTACCTATCAAGCAAAAGGATTTCATAGGTTTACAGTGTGAAGTTGCGATGCCGGAATGCCTGCGTTTCAGCTTATCTTTAAATTTGGGCAATCGCTTGCATCTGGTACCTTACTGGATCATCGCATGTGAAGCAAGAGTAGCTCTGGCTTCTCCACAAGGTTCTTCCACTCGTTGCAGAATCTTGCAACCGTGGCCCCATCAACAACTCGGTGATCGGCTCCAACAGTAACCTGCACACCATAGATTGGGGGATCACAGTAAGTGGAAACCAAGCAATGCAGGCGTAGTGTTGGTGAAAAAGTGTACTGCAATAAGCATACATTGACTATGGATGAAGGGTAAACGTTTTCGTCATCATCAAAGCGTGGAAGTTTCTGAATGCGCCCAAGGGCAATGATGGCAACTTCAGGTAGGTTCAGAAGTGGAGACCCAAACTTGCCACCAATGGCACCTATGTTGCTTAGTGTTATCGTGCCACCTGCAATATCTGCAGCGCTTAGCCTGTTGTGCGATGCCATCTCATGCAACCTTGCCAATTCCTTCGTGATCTGGTGCAATCACAGTCAAGATGATTAGAAATTAGGCAGACGAGCACAAAGCAGCCAGTCTTTACATTTTCTAGTATCCAATGGATCACCTATAAGTTGACAGTACATCAACCTACCTAAGTATCATGTTTACTAGGTTGCATAATTGCACGTTATTATACAGAAGACTAGTCAGCTGAATGTTCTATCCTTTCTAGAGTGTTAAATCAACAATAGGATTCTTCATAGTTTAGAATACAATAATTTTCTTCCAAAAATTGAGGACAAGAATTTAAGGTAATTTCTGAAGAAGAGCAACTTAACTTCAGAAACTATCCAAATTTATCATAGTTCATCATTTGTAGCTTGTGGAAACTTGCAAAGAAATGACAGGGACCCAAAATTGCAGCACAATACGACAAAATTATCATGAATTCAAGGAGAAAGGGCAGTTGGTGCTGACCTCCAATATTGAAAGTGACTGCACTGTCTTGATGTTTGGTACGACTAATCCATGTGCTGTAGCCATGGCTACCCCAATGTTGTGGGATCCTACAAAAATAACCAACCAGTTGTCATGACCTTCAGCACAAAATGATGCCTTGCAGACAGTCGATGACATAACATGTTGAAATATGGTGGATTATGAATGGaaatacacaaataattattcaCAATTAAATTCTAATTACATTATGTATTGTCATAAATGTTAAAAGCATCAATCCTTGAAAAAAGGACTAGTGGCCAGTACTCGAGCACACATGTCTGAAGTATTTCTATCAAAAGAATATGATGTTAAGTATGCAAAAAATCGAAGGAACAAGAATCTGCATACTAATTAACTTTCCTATTTTATGTCAAGTGAAAATGGATAAATGATCGCTGGGCTATGAAGATATGCTGCCCATTAAACATTCCTGACCAAAAAAGGTGCTGCGAGGAATTCTTATTGGTGGTAAGTTTGATGATGAGAAGTGCAAGCTTTGAGGAACAGAAGTATTTTACACCGAGTAACAGCGTTTACTGATTGTTATCTTTTGATGTAGTAGTTAAGTGAGTAAATGGGGAATGTAACATAGAACTATAACCTGTTCCACTGTTTTTTCAAATCCTTTCTGCAGACGAAAGGAAATAAGAATGGAATGGAAACCTCAAAGATCACATACCTTTAAGCACAACTTCTTTAGTTTCTTCAATGAAAGAGCTGTTCAACAAAGGGTATTTACTCAGTGCCATAGAAAGAGACTTTATGAGGAATGGAAGGAAGGTGTGCTTGATATTATGATCATTATTCTCGTTTTGAAACAAGGCCTTAAGTTCTACAAGAGAATCACAATTCATTTCCTCCAGATAATGAAAATGTGGAACTTTTGCAGCCAGGCTCATTGATTTCAGCATTGATCTCTGGTATCCCCTGCAGCAAGAAATGGTCAGGTTTGGATTATAGACTGTATGGTGACGGATGAGACAAACTATAACAACGTAGATGCCATGAAACCTTTCATAGTACCTGAGAGGAATTTTCTTATCCTCATAGCAGTGTACATCGAGTAATGATTTCCCTTCCTCCAGTAACTCAACCGGTCCTATATTCTCTTCCGAAACAGATGATTCTTTGCAGAGACCCTTGCTGACAGCATAATTCAACACATCTTCTTTCAAAACCCGACCATCTTTTCCTGTTCCTTGAATATCATTTATGCTGAGCCCACACTGCTTGGCTAGATGCCTAACAGCTGGTGTAGAGAGAGTTCCACTGGGAATGTTGCCTTCACCTGAAGGATGTGTAGAATCCACTCCAAGTGACTTATCAGTGGGCGGAGCTATATCATCATGAGATACAACGTGGCTGTCACCCACAATCATTTTCAGTAAAGTTTCACCAACCTAAAGTACACATTAACTTAGGTAAATTCAGGCAAAAGTAAGTTAACAGAAATATGCTGACTTAGGTAACTTGTGGGGGAAAAAAGTTTCATCGACCTAAGTAGCTCACTATCTCTCGAGTTTGCAAGAACTACAACAGAGCACagttgagttttgtaaaacatgACAGCAAGTTTGTTCAAATAAATTAGGGGAAAAGTAATCTCATAGCTACCTTCACTATGTCACCAGGGCCAAAGTGAATCTGATGTACTTTCCCCTTGAAACGACTCGTTATTTCAATAGTTGCTTTGTCACTCTGTACTTCACAGAGGGGCTGGAATTCGTCAACTTGGTCACCCTGTGGAATGAACAACTCAGCGAAGTCAACTCCAGTTACACAGAGATCGTGAGGCAGCAATGCTAAAATTCTAGACGAGTAAACAAAGAAGGCTTGTGAGACAACATAGGCAAGATTAATTAGGATTGGAGATCTCATTCCCAGAATAGTCTTCAGATTGTTCGCAGCAATATCTTTCTATTTGTTCTGGAGTTTCTTTTTATCATATCCATATTTCTTGGTAATAGTTCTTTTGATTACCAATGTTCAAGTAAAATAGATGCAATTTTAGTGAGTCTTCTAATGCAATGACAAAGACCCGCCTCAGAAAAAAGGGAAGCTTACATTTGAATCATGAATAATTTGTCAAAAGGCATAAAACTGAGCGCGCAGAAATATAAAATCAGCTGGAAAGTAACCCACGCTGTACATGACGCAGGGGCCATAGCATAGCTCCTAAAAGCCTATTATTGGAATGACACCAGCTTGTGAATTCCTCTAGAAAACTGCTTGACTATCCTATAGTGTTTAGGTCACGCTTTCACACAACATTACACTAAATCATAAGAGGACAAGTTAAAAGCGTCAGCCTATCTATCACATCAACTGATATTGTGAGGAAAAATCATGCAGTACTGCTATTGAACCTGTGATCGTTCTTAGACCAATTCATAGCGTGTCTTGTTTGGTTACAATCAAAATGTGCACACATTGCACTCAAACAGGAACATTATTTCAAATTTGAGGAATCAAAATTGGCTGTACCAATTTCCTTCCCTGCTAAGAGGAACTAAACTGTTCAACAATGGTCCCATCAACATGCACTAAATTTCAAGAACAGAACAACACGGGAACAAAATCCCTCATTGTGAACAAACGAAATCGTTCCTCGATTTGTACAGGTAGCATAGCTTAAAAGTCCACAGTGATCCGGTCCAATTCCCCCAAGCACAATCATGGGCAACAGCAAGAAGTAGTAACTGCTAAAAATGGGCATGGGCTCGCGCTTACCTCGGTTACGAACCAGCGCAGCAGCTCGCACTCGGCGATGCCTTCCCCAGTCTGCGCCAGTGGCACCTCCACCAGCTCGGCCGCGGTCTCCCCCGCCGGTGCCGCGGAGGCCTCGCTCGCGAAGCATCTCCCCACATCCCCCACGCGCCGCCGCTGCACCCAAGCCCAAACAGAATCAGAACGCGCGCGCAGGGAGGCGTGGGCGCAGACGATAAGGTGCGGGGGACAGTCGCGAGCTTACGTCGCCGAGGAGCCGCGCGGCCGACGCCGAGGACGCGAGCCGGAGTTGGGAGAGGGGGAGTTGCAGGAGCCGACGGAGAGGCCGGGTGGATGATGGAGCCGCGGGTCCCGCCCGCGGTGGCGGAGCCGGCGGCGAGGCGCGTGGGTGTGGGGcgaaggcggaggcggcggggcgCAGACGGGAGCGGGAGGCGAGGTGGTAGATGCGTAGGACGAGACGAGGAGTGCGGGACACTGCAGCCGCCAGCAGCTTCCAACGAAGTGAAGTGGAGTGTGGCTGCTGGATGCAGCTCGTGCGCGCTTCGTGGAAAGCATGGGTCAATTTTTAGGATTGGAATCCTTCCTCACTCTTCCTGCATGGATGAATTTGTTAGGAGGATGAGGAACCAGCGCAGCAGCTTCCCAAGGTTCACCTTTGACCTCAAGAGGATATGCTAGGAGGCACCTGCAACGTTCAACTTTTAGGATTGGAATCCTTCCTCGCTCTTCCTCCATGGATGAAtttgttggaattgatctcggctaACGTATCCTAACTAACGAGACCGAAATATAAGGATTCCCGTATGCGCTATGATCAGAGACGCAACCAACTCTTGGTTGCGGTCCCGAGTCGAGCAGCGTCATATAAATAAAGGGTCCCGACGCCTCTCGATGTGTATGAAAAATCCCGTGAGGTCCCAAACGCCCTAACAAACTCTTCCCGATCCTAAAGGGGCACTGAATCGACTCGAAGATCGTCGCCACTGCAGCAACTAATCAAGAATCGAATGGGTTCTCCAGGCTACGGTACGTGTTCACGCTTCCGCTCTTTGggtgtttgatcttagggctAGCTCTAGTAATGCTTAAGTGAAGTTTTACTtataacatttggtatcagagcctatgTTAGCCATAATCAGACCCCTATTAGACTTAATTATGTTTATTGATGACCAATTAGTCCTGAATGATCATGTCTAAGTATAATTGATGTCAATTAGGTTCGGCTAATGTTAATTAGGGCCTTTTTTATTAAGTTTTAGCACTGTTATTCTCAATTAAGCAAGTTTAGGCCTTGATTGCTTCTGTTTAAAGCTTAAATTATATGAATTAGTCCAAATTAGTCTCGGATTATACACTCATTCATGTTTTAAAGTTATATTTTTCCGATTTGATCATGTTTATGTGCATGCTTGTGTGTTTTGGAGCCTTGTTTGGGGCAAATAGATATGTTTTGAGCTCGGGTAGCATTAAGAAGGAGGGGATTGGGGAAACTCTAACACACATCCTAATGTACATCCCCATTCCCCCCAAATTCGACTCAAAATCCCCAAATCCGAGACTCAAAATCCCCAAATCCGAACCCTAAATCCCCTAATCGGCCCCCCATTCTCCGGTCAATCACTAAATTAGAGGGGATAAGGTTGAGTCTTACGCGTTTTGGTCGGCGTTGCTCGTCGGCTTCTTCTCCGGTGGGATCCCCTCCTTTTCCTTTCGGTTGCGCGCGGATCTTCCGGTTGGCGACGTCTTCTCGTCTCCACCGCTCGTGCTTGCACGTCGTCTCTCAGGCGTGCTCCTCTTAGGTTGCCGCGCGCACAACCTCATGGTCCGCACCACCGAAGCTTTAACCGACGGAGGCACGCGCTTCTTCCTCACGCGTGCGCTCCGGCGGGTAGACCCACGGtggcactctctctctctctctctctctctctctctctctctctctctcgccggcGGTATTTTTTTTCGGCATCGGAACCCTCGGACGCCCGCCTCTCTCTCTAGCGCTGCGGCCGTATTTTTCGGAAGGGAAGAGGAGAAATGTTTTTAGGGTTAAGGTTTCGGCCGACGGGGTTTTTATACTAGGCAATTTCGTCGGCCTGCCGTCGATCGCGATGAACGGCTGAAAAGTTccgggccggcgcgcgcgcgaAAGCAAAAATGGGCCGGGCGCAGTGGCTGGGCCGTGCCCTCGGACGGGTCGGCGCGTGCGCGTGAAAACAAATTGGGTCGGGGCCGTGCTGATGGGCCAAGCCAGGCCGAAAGGCCTTTTTGGGCTGTTTTTTATAAAGCTTTGggcttttctattttttgggaATTTTCAGTGATTTCTAACgtttttttcatttatgcactggaatATCTAATGCAAATAGCCCAgagttaatgatgattaatgcataaaatattattaattcTCTGGTTGAATTGGATCCAACAGATTTTTCCGAAGAATTTTACGATCAATTTATATAgattcataattactttctgaccaaagttgactgtaattatgtgctatttttatatgtttatttaaattcttttccgttttatgcccaacggtgatggagattggagttttatttttgcatgattttaatcagaccaacgtagggttattttcgtgcaaattatttccttatgaaaaatttactaatctggcccaattcttctctccagctcttaacgcttcctctattgccgccactattgacggcatagagcaacttacgggcaataattttcctgcttggaaagctaaggtgactgttgtccttggtgttttgGACCTGGATTATGCACTCAGGGTAGACGCTCCCACTGCTCCCGCCATTGGCGTgaaaaattatgatgaattaaagaaaacttatgatgcactttctgagaagtgggagcggtccaactgcatgtctcttatgataatgaggaactcaatatcagatgctataaggggagcgATCCCAAACTCAGAAAAGGCTAAGACTTACttacgatcaagggggagaatgttggaattgatctcggctaACGTATCCTAACTAACGAGACCGAAATATAAGGATTCCCGTATGCGCCATGATCGGAGGTGCAACCAGCTCTTGGTTGCGGTCCTGAGTCGAGCAGCGCCATATAAATAAAGGGTCCCGGCGCCTCTCGGTGTGTATGAAAAATCCCGTGAGGTCCCAAACACCCTAACAAACTCTTCCCGATCCTAAAGGGGCGCTGAATCGACTCGAAGATCGTCGCCACTGCAGCAACTAATCAAGAACCGAATGGGTTCTCCAGGCTCCGGTACGTGTTCACGCTTCTGCTCTTTGggtgtttgatcttagggctAGCTCTAGTAATGCTTAAGTGAAGTTTTACTTATAACAGAATTTGTTCAGGCACGAGCAAACTGGATTGATCGGCAGTATTC
This region includes:
- the LOC133900465 gene encoding lipoamide acyltransferase component of branched-chain alpha-keto acid dehydrogenase complex, mitochondrial-like, with protein sequence MIVGDSHVVSHDDIAPPTDKSLGVDSTHPSGEGNIPSGTLSTPAVRHLAKQCGLSINDIQGTGKDGRVLKEDVLNYAVSKGLCKESSVSEENIGPVELLEEGKSLLDVHCYEDKKIPLRGYQRSMLKSMSLAAKVPHFHYLEEMNCDSLVELKALFQNENNDHNIKHTFLPFLIKSLSMALSKYPLLNSSFIEETKEVVLKGSHNIGVAMATAHGLVVPNIKTVQSLSILEITKELARLHEMASHNRLSAADIAGGTITLSNIGAIGGKFGSPLLNLPEVAIIALGRIQKLPRFDDDENVYPSSIVNVTVGADHRVVDGATVARFCNEWKNLVEKPELLLLHMR